TGATAAGGAAAAACAGCACCTGGTATTTGTGGTATAAAAGGGCTGGATCCACCTGCTCGGAGGGCTGTGCTGTATAGAGCCGGTGAATTACTGGGCTAATATCTAGAGCATACGCCAGGCCCAAGGGCATTTCCTGACACAGCCTGCTCAGATGGTGAGGAAGCTGGTGGTATCTATATTTAGCATAACAGGAACCTGCACAGGATAACCATGCTAGCAAAACAGCCCCCGGCATGTAAAACCCCATGATCCTTGCATGCCAATCTGGCTCGATGGCATAGTAGTAATGCACCAAGGCACTGCTGTATTGGTAAATGGCTACTCCCACATAGTCCATGAAAAAGAAGCTGTAATGCCAGAACTCCGATTTGGCCTGGAGGAGGTGAGCCAAAGTGCTGAAGGTTAGGTAGGTGATAGAAGCAATGACAATGATGAACAGGGGATGGGCATGAGGATCGCTCACAAAATCCACCGTTTGGGAAAGCCGCCGGAACCTCAGCAGCAGGATCAGAGCAGCCACGAGGTGAGTCCAGACGTTGACAGCTTCGTTGTGCTGCTGGAAAAGCGTCAAGAAGTAATACTTCCAGGTCTGGTTGACGGGTCTGTAGCCAGTGTGAATGTAGGGTTTCCAGAAGACCTTAGGCACATCTGAGGTGCTCACGGTGCAGGGAGACGAGGGGAACGCCATTTCCAGCAGCCTGGGGACCTGCCAAAGCTGCTGCACGTTAATGAAAAGGCGGGTAAGTTTTTCCGGGACAATGGTTGCCATGACAAGGAGACCTGTACACTCAATTGCTGCCAAGCAAGCAAACCTTCATGAAGACAAGAAAG
Above is a genomic segment from Chelonoidis abingdonii isolate Lonesome George chromosome 25, CheloAbing_2.0, whole genome shotgun sequence containing:
- the PAQR7 gene encoding membrane progestin receptor alpha, which encodes MATIVPEKLTRLFINVQQLWQVPRLLEMAFPSSPCTVSTSDVPKVFWKPYIHTGYRPVNQTWKYYFLTLFQQHNEAVNVWTHLVAALILLLRFRRLSQTVDFVSDPHAHPLFIIVIASITYLTFSTLAHLLQAKSEFWHYSFFFMDYVGVAIYQYSSALVHYYYAIEPDWHARIMGFYMPGAVLLAWLSCAGSCYAKYRYHQLPHHLSRLCQEMPLGLAYALDISPVIHRLYTAQPSEQVDPALLYHKYQVLFFLISAFFFSYPYPEKWFPGKCHFFGQGHQIFHVFLVLCTLAQVQAVALDYESRREIYTSLHGDQTHNFSALCFFTVACCLLTAAYMTSKVKCKLNCKEE